A genome region from Triticum aestivum cultivar Chinese Spring chromosome 2B, IWGSC CS RefSeq v2.1, whole genome shotgun sequence includes the following:
- the LOC123042288 gene encoding F-box/LRR-repeat protein At2g42720-like translates to MAPSHRQGGDRLSALPDTALERVLSHLESDEAVRTSGLARRWRRVHEGVPVVHLVDTKTGERSRGFGELKVCYDHQVTSAIMGKGSETPIRVLRLDAFYPPYNLLDQWIVIAVNSGVEDLDVELRYNESGLGGRLCPFTPGLYGRKNSADFDKSDRNRYTHTQRHIFGCPTLRRVRLVGWRLDMPENLAMTMASLETLCLARIMDPRGELQRLISSCPRLASLTLEQCPSIIEITVASACLRSFAMICCHHATGVELQTTRLESLHYKGGLPPRGSSFITVANYDGVKEVRIEICEKLSSKVPDDIAPVTTLIRSCKKKLKYLHLSLRPSMAYYSSLFTSLLRTLDSLTHLSLHGCLLTDHTVRSVAALLLNTWNLEVLSLFPLAPEPPKEKTRRYYHEASDSDSDTKSEDGTIDSSVVYSSRMPNSLWHTHVRCLAHKVRRINIANFQGRPLEKMLARFLLSRAAALEDFTVTLADGVDAHHDEESTVTPADGVRPQKDEVAKELISWRCNRRTRVTCN, encoded by the coding sequence ATGGCGCCGTCGCACAGGCAGGGAGGAGACCGGCTGAGCGCTCTCCCCGACACGGCGCTGGAGCGCGTCCTCTCCCACCTCGAGTCCGACGAGGCCGTGCGCACCAGCGGGCTCGCACGCAGATGGCGGCGCGTGCACGAGGGCGTCCCCGTCGTCCACCTCGTCGACACCAAGACCGGCGAACGGAGCCGCGGCTTCGGCGAGCTCAAGGTCTGCTACGACCACCAAGTGACGAGCGCGATCATGGGCAAGGGCTCGGAGACACCGATCCGCGTGCTGCGCCTCGACGCCTTCTACCCCCCGTACAACCTGCTCGACCAGTGGATCGTCATCGCCGTGAACTCCGGCGTCGAGGACCTCGACGTCGAGCTCAGGTACAACGAGTCCGGCCTGGGCGGCCGCCTCTGCCCCTTCACACCCGGCCTCTACGGACGGAAAAACTCAGCGGACTTCGACAAGAGCGACCGTAATAGGTACACCCACACGCAGCGCCACATCTTCGGGTGCCCCACGCTCCGCCGCGTGCGCCTGGTGGGATGGAGGCTCGACATGCCGGAAAACTTGGCCATGACCATGGCGTCGCTAGAGACACTCTGCCTCGCGAGGATCATGGACCCGCGTGGGGAGCTGCAGCGGCTGATCTCGAGCTGCCCGCGCCTCGCCAGCCTGACGCTGGAGCAGTGCCCGAGCATCATCGAGATCACCGTGGCCAGCGCCTGCCTGCGAAGCTTCGCCATGATCTGCTGCCACCACGCCACCGGCGTCGAGCTGCAGACCACCCGCCTAGAGTCGCTGCACTACAAGGGCGGCCTTCCTCCCCGCGGCTCGTCCTTCATCACCGTCGCCAACTACGACGGGGTCAAAGAAGTGAGGATCGAAATCTGCGAGAAGCTCTCCAGCAAAGTGCCAGACGACATCGCTCCGGTCACGACGCTCATCCGCAGCTGCAAGAAGAAGCTCAAGTATCTCCACCTTTCCTTGCGCCCATCGATGGCCTACTACAGCAGCCTGTTCACAAGCCTCCTGCGCACCCTAGACAGCCTCACGCACCTGAGCCTCCATGGCTGCTTGCTCACCGACCACACCGTCCGGTCCGTCGCCGCTCTGCTTCTCAACACCTGGAACCTCGAAGTGCTGTCTCTGTTTCCTCTGGCGCCTGAGCCTCCAAAGGAGAAGACGCGACGTTATTACCATGAGGCATCAGATTCGGACTCAGATACCAAGTCAGAGGACGGCACCATCGACAGCAGCGTCGTGTATAGTAGCCGGATGCCCAATAGTTTGTGGCATACGCACGTCAGGTGCCTGGCTCACAAGGTGAGAAGAATCAACATTGCAAACTTCCAAGGGCGGCCTCTCGAAAAGATGCTTGCAAGGTTTCTGCTCTCCAGGGCTGCAGCGTTGGAGGATTTCACAGTTACGCTGGCAGATGGAGTTGATGCACATCACGATGAGGAATCCACCGTTACGCCAGCAGATGGAGTTCGTCCACAGAAGGATGAGGTTGCCAAGGAGTTAATATCCTGGCGATGCAACCGCCGTACTAGAGTCACTTGTAACTAG